Below is a genomic region from Zavarzinella sp..
CCGCAATCTCTATGTTCGCTGGATTCTGAAGGTAAAGTTCTTCATACAATTGCATACTACGAGAGTAATTGTTCTCAGCATCTCCCACCCTTCCCTCTGCACGCAAAAGATTACCAAAGTTATTCAAAGTCAACGCTAACCCTGCCGTGACATTAAAGTTCGTTGGGTTTTGACGACAGTGATCCTCATAGAACTGCAAACTACGCCTGTAGCTTGTTTCGGCTTCTGTAGCCCGTCCAATTAAACGCAGGAGGATAGCTAGGTTGTTTAACCCACGTGCTAGTCCGACTAAGAGCTGTATGTTCGATGGGTTTTGATGGTAGAGATCATCGTACAGCTGCACACTACGCCGGTAGTTGACTTCAGATTCGTTTATCATCCCAGATGCGCGTTGTAAGATCCCTAGGATTCTCAACGCCCGAGCCAGCCCAGACGCAATCTCCAAGTTATCCGGGTTACAAGCCAGTAGCTTTTCGAGAATCGTGACCGTAGACCTCAAATACAGCAATGCAGTCGGTGCCAATGAAGTTGTGATTAGTGAGGACCCTGCCCGATAGATTGCGGAGGCAATTCGTTCGGAATCGTTTTTTACCAGTGATCCAGATAGTCTTTCACCTCGCGATGATACTACTCCGGGAACGAAACCGGTGCGGGCCAGTTCGTCGAGCAGTTTCGTTAGTACACCTCCGGTCCATTCCTCCCCTTCTTCCATTAGCTTGCCGATCCACTCGCGGGCGTCATCGCGGTCCTCCCAGTTCCGCAACAAGAACAGGAACGCCCCGGCGTACTCGGGAAACGCCGTCTCACGCTTCGCCAGCTTCAGCCAGTAAGCGAACTCGTCGGCGCCCGTCGGCATCGCGTCCCGCAGATGGCGATAGAGAAGGTACTCGGCCACCGTCTGGTAGACGAACCGATACCCACCCCCCTCCTCCCGTACCCGCTTGGTGATGAACCCCTCGTGCACCAGCATCTCAACCGGGTGGAAGTCGGTGCGAACCTCCATCGCGGTGCGGCCGGACGCCCAACCAAGTCGCAGAGCGTTCACGTCGTCGTCGGTCAGGTCGGAGGTGGCGCGGTCGGGGTCGGCGATCAAGTGCTCCTCCACCGCCCGCACCGCCGGCCCGATGTTCCGCTCGTACGCCGACTCCACATACGCCGCGTACAGTTCCGGCACCCCCGCCACCGGCCCCACCGGGCGGCCGGCGAACGCCCGCTGGAAGAGGTAAAGGTAGAGCGGGTTGGTGAGCAGCTTCCGCACGTTGGCGGACAGGTTGTCCCACGGCGTGATACAGGCGGGGATGGCATAGCCGTCTTCGGTCTTCGAACGGGCGCGGGCTTGGTGCTTGCGGTAGATCCGCTCGGCGTGGTCAGCGACCAGTGGTTCGATCACGAGTGCGGGCAGGCGTCGTTCGCCCGGCTGGTTCGGGTCGGGATCGTAGAGAAAATCCTTCACGTCGGCCCGCGGGTCGGCCTCGGTCGCGGCCATCTTCTCCGGCAGAATGGCCAGCCACTCGTCGCGGGTGGAGAGCACCACCTTGCACCACGGGAAACGGGCAGCGAGCGAAACCAGCTGTAGGGCCTCGCGCGTGACCTGCTCGGCGAATGGTGCCTCGTTTAGGGCGTCAACCACTAGCACCAGCCGGCGGCCTGGCGCCTGATCTTTCAGAAATCCGGTGTGTAGGTGGGCGAACAGTTCGTCGAAGCTGCCGATCCCCTTCTCGCCGACAGACACGCCGAGCTTCTCGGCCACGTCGCCGAACAGCGACACCCCGTCCGGCCGCAGCGCGATGCCGTTGCCGCGGAGGAAGAGAACCACATTAGGGTTGCCGCGGTCGGCTTCGGGGTCGGCGAGCGTGTTTGGCGAATTACCCAGTGTGTTAAGCAACTGCTCCACCCATCGGGCGAGAAGGGCTGTTTTCCCACTGCCAGCGGTGCCGAGCAGGAGCAGGCAATTGAGGAACCGCGGACGGGTAGTGTCCTTCCACTGGTCGCGGGCTGGCACGCTCAGGAAGCGGTCGAGGTGATCACCGATTTTCGGGAACGGCTCGTAGCACTCCGGAAAGTATTTGGTGCCGCGCAGGTCGGTGAGAGTCCGACGGGAGTAGTCGAGGGCGGCCTCGGCGATCGTCCACGGGTAGACCCGTTCCTTCGGCAGGTCGTAGTTAATGTTGCGGGCAACGAGTAGTTCCCGCAAGCGTTCAGCAGCCGCTTGACAGTCCGGCGTGCCGCTGCGCTTGTCCCGTACCCCCAGGTAGTAGACGTACCTGTTCACCGCCTCCGTCTTGGCCGTCACCCGGATGCCGTAGTGCCCGTCGTAGAGGTAGAGCGGCTCATCGTGCGGGAGCGGTCGCAGCAGTGGGTCGAGGGGGATCGGCACCTTGGTGGGTGTGACCAGCACGGCGACGGACTCACCAAACGCCGCCTCCAACTCCGGCGTCAGGTCCGTTTCTACCGGCTCTAGTGGGGTCACCCCGGTCAGCGACCGCACCGCTACCGGCAGCCCCTGCTTCACCTTCTCAGTGTCATCGCAAACCAGCAGTTGGCAGTCGGCGAGGAAGGCGAAGGCGGTGAGCACCTCCTCCAGGACCGGGATGTATTCGGCCAGGTGTCGCTCGGCCTGCTGCTGGTCCGGGAGGCCGCCGTGGGCGATATAGTTGCGTAGGGCGACGATTGCTTCCAGGGACTGGAGTTTTGTTATCCTGCTTGAATCCGGAATGCTTCTCTCTACTGATGGCAATTTCTTCAAATTATCGGGCAAATCAGGAAATGGTTGGGTAAGTTTCAGGGCCGGCCACTTTCTGGGCAGGGTGCGAACTGCAGTAACCCAATCGGAGAACATCGGAGAACGCAGGGATGCAATACGCTCATTGGTAGTTTTAACAGCTTCTTTCGCAGTCTCATCGATTGGAGTCCGCAGGTACTGACTGATAAAGGCCAACACGACCATCCGCAGAGTTTGATATTGGGTAAAACACAGTGCCCAGCGACGTTCCGAAGGTAAAAGCGACTCGTCGAATATAAGTGAGTACGGCAACGCAATCGGATAGGGAAACTGATCTATGATTGAGGAGCGATTCACGATTAAACTCATGAAGATTGCAAATTCGGTGTACGATATATTATCGAATAGTTCAAACTACAGTTTATCACTGTTTTACAACAAAGTCTGCTCTACCAATACCAGAAATGTAATCATCGTTAGATCTGATCTGTGTCACCCAGTTACTTGGAATGGATCAATAGTAGCGACAAGCAGGCAATTGCTTGAAAGTTTCCCAAATTTCATTTGAAAACCCATCGACAAACTCTAATGTGATGATGCTTCTAACTTGGAGAATCGAATGTCTACGAACGAATTGGAAACATTACTCGGATCCCCCAACGGCCAACATTGGATCAAAACCATACTGGGTGTCCTGGTCGGCGGACTGGAAAAATTGCTCACCACCCAGCAGATGGCAGACATAATGAATGCCGTGGTGTGTACGGAAGCTGATCCAAAGGTTTCAAATGCCGAATGCCAGGTGCTGATCCCGCTCTTTGATGTGATGTTCCAACAATGCCCCGAGGTGGTGAAAGTAGCTCACGGCGACTACCAGGCTACCCAGCCAGCTTCGCTTTCTGCCCGGTAAAATCTTCCCAACGCTTTACGATCACGTCGCAGTATTTTGGGCTGATCTCAACCCCGTAACATTTCCTACTGAGCTGCTCAGCTGCGATCACCGTGGTACCACTCCCGAGAAACGGATCGTAGACAATTTCGCCTTCTCGCGTGCCATCACCCAACGCCTGAGCCCAAAGGGAAACCGGCTTCATGGTCGGGTGCTCACGGCTCGCTTTGGGCCTTGGATGCTGCCACAGCGTGGTCCGAGTGCGGTCTGCGTTCTTGTGCCGGTCCCCAGGGATCCAGCCAAACAGGATAGGCTCGTGCTGGTAATGGTACTCGCTGTGACCAAGCACCATCGAATCTTTTGCCCACACCAGGATCTGCCGGAGAATGCCACGCCGATTCCAGTCGTCCGCAAACATGATGTGCAGAGGGCCTGCAGGAACGGTTGCGTACCAGTATGCACCTGGTCGACAGTTCGCCTGGGAATGATCAAAGGCTGCAGACACCAGCTCAGCCAGCCCCTTTTCGTCCAGGTGGTCGTTTTCCACCTTCAACTTATCTTTTGTTTTGCCAACGTACGAAACGCCGTAGGGGGGATCTGTTACGCAAGCGTCGGCCTTCACACTTTCCATCAGCCTGGCTACATCGTCGGCCTTCGTCGAGTCTCCACACAGGAGTCGGTGCTCGCCCATGAGCCAGAGGTTACATGGCTGGGTGATTGCTTCCTTTGGCGGCTCCGGTACCAGATCCGGATCGGTCAGCCCACCGTCGAGGATTTTGCCCAGGTACTTTCCGAGCTCCTTATCATTCCACCCAAAGTCAGCCAGATTGTACCCGTTCGATTTGAGCCAGTTCAGCTCCGTGGGCAGTTTGATATCGTCCCACTTTGACAGCTCGTTCGTTTTGTTGTCGGCGATCCGGAGGGCCCTGGCTGCCTCTTCGGCGATATCCGCAACGAACACCGGCACCTTCTTCAGTCCCAGTTTTTGAGCTGCCAAGTACCTGGTGTGGCCCGCAATGATCACGCTCTGCAGGTCGACCACGATCGGCTGAACCCACCCGAAATCCCTGATCGAGTTTGCCACGGAGTTGATGGAGTCCGCACCGATTACCCTCGGATTGTCCGGGAAGGGAAATACCTTCGATATGTCTCTCTGTTCAATTCTCATCTGTTTCTCTGTGTACTACTATACCTACACTCTAACAGATACATAAATTCATGTAAATGCTTTCAAAGAAAGTGTTTCCCAAATAAGTAGTGGCTGTTGGTTTCAAGAGAATTGCTGGTCCGAATCCTACTGAATCCCGCTCTTTGAAACGATATTTCAGCAATGCCCTGAGGTGTGC
It encodes:
- a CDS encoding DNA methyltransferase: MRIEQRDISKVFPFPDNPRVIGADSINSVANSIRDFGWVQPIVVDLQSVIIAGHTRYLAAQKLGLKKVPVFVADIAEEAARALRIADNKTNELSKWDDIKLPTELNWLKSNGYNLADFGWNDKELGKYLGKILDGGLTDPDLVPEPPKEAITQPCNLWLMGEHRLLCGDSTKADDVARLMESVKADACVTDPPYGVSYVGKTKDKLKVENDHLDEKGLAELVSAAFDHSQANCRPGAYWYATVPAGPLHIMFADDWNRRGILRQILVWAKDSMVLGHSEYHYQHEPILFGWIPGDRHKNADRTRTTLWQHPRPKASREHPTMKPVSLWAQALGDGTREGEIVYDPFLGSGTTVIAAEQLSRKCYGVEISPKYCDVIVKRWEDFTGQKAKLAG
- a CDS encoding tetratricopeptide repeat protein, yielding MNRSSIIDQFPYPIALPYSLIFDESLLPSERRWALCFTQYQTLRMVVLAFISQYLRTPIDETAKEAVKTTNERIASLRSPMFSDWVTAVRTLPRKWPALKLTQPFPDLPDNLKKLPSVERSIPDSSRITKLQSLEAIVALRNYIAHGGLPDQQQAERHLAEYIPVLEEVLTAFAFLADCQLLVCDDTEKVKQGLPVAVRSLTGVTPLEPVETDLTPELEAAFGESVAVLVTPTKVPIPLDPLLRPLPHDEPLYLYDGHYGIRVTAKTEAVNRYVYYLGVRDKRSGTPDCQAAAERLRELLVARNINYDLPKERVYPWTIAEAALDYSRRTLTDLRGTKYFPECYEPFPKIGDHLDRFLSVPARDQWKDTTRPRFLNCLLLLGTAGSGKTALLARWVEQLLNTLGNSPNTLADPEADRGNPNVVLFLRGNGIALRPDGVSLFGDVAEKLGVSVGEKGIGSFDELFAHLHTGFLKDQAPGRRLVLVVDALNEAPFAEQVTREALQLVSLAARFPWCKVVLSTRDEWLAILPEKMAATEADPRADVKDFLYDPDPNQPGERRLPALVIEPLVADHAERIYRKHQARARSKTEDGYAIPACITPWDNLSANVRKLLTNPLYLYLFQRAFAGRPVGPVAGVPELYAAYVESAYERNIGPAVRAVEEHLIADPDRATSDLTDDDVNALRLGWASGRTAMEVRTDFHPVEMLVHEGFITKRVREEGGGYRFVYQTVAEYLLYRHLRDAMPTGADEFAYWLKLAKRETAFPEYAGAFLFLLRNWEDRDDAREWIGKLMEEGEEWTGGVLTKLLDELARTGFVPGVVSSRGERLSGSLVKNDSERIASAIYRAGSSLITTSLAPTALLYLRSTVTILEKLLACNPDNLEIASGLARALRILGILQRASGMINESEVNYRRSVQLYDDLYHQNPSNIQLLVGLARGLNNLAILLRLIGRATEAETSYRRSLQFYEDHCRQNPTNFNVTAGLALTLNNFGNLLRAEGRVGDAENNYSRSMQLYEELYLQNPANIEIA